A segment of the Lolium perenne isolate Kyuss_39 chromosome 3, Kyuss_2.0, whole genome shotgun sequence genome:
ACTCGGTATGAAGCAGGAGGGTAATGAGGAAACTCGAGCCACTAGGATATGTGGACAGCTTGAGAACAAAAATTTCCTGTTGATTGTGGGTGACCTCCATCAGAATCTGGACCTTCGAGCGGTTGGCATTCCATATCCTCTTGGATTCGTTGGAGAGAAGAAGAGGAAAGTGGTAATCATGTAACTATCAGGATACAGATCCGTTGGTAATCTGATGGGTGTGAACAAAGATATTGAACTTCCTATTTTGCAAGAGGAGGAAGCACGCGAGTTATTTAGACAGTCAATAAATTACCAAGGGGATCTTTATTCTGATCCCCGCATTGGAACACATGCTACTGATCTGGTACGGGCAATAAATGGCCTGCCATCGGAACTGGTACGTTATGGGAAGTCAATGCATGGAATAATGGATGCAAGTTTCTGGAAAGTTGCTATAGATGATGCAGCAAGTAAATTTTCTAGGTCACGTTCGGTAAGTGTTGATTTGTGTAAAACACACaaattttctagtaatctataaCTGGTCATAAACCTGTTTTCTGAGTACTAACCTATGTGTGTTTTTATGCCTTGAAGATAGAAGACACTCTCCGTCTCATTGAGGATGATCCCACATTGGGGGTAATTGGAATATGGGGTCCAGGTGGAGTGGGAAAAACACATCTTCTAAAAAAAATCCAGGGCTTTTTCAGAGGAAGGATGACTGTTATATGGGTCACAGCCTCTAAGGAGTGTTCAGTGCTAAAGGTCCAAACACAAATTTTAGACGACCTAAAACTGAAAGGGGATGGTAATATGAGAACCCAAAGTAGTATGATCCGTGGCTTCCTGGAGAATAAAAGCTTTCTGTTACTATTAGATGACGTTTGGGAAAGAATTGATCTGGACGCAATTGGCTTACCACTTCCCCTTGGAATTGAACCTCTGAACAAATTCAAGAGAAAAGTTGTGCTCACAACAAGATTTACATCCGTTTGTGGTGGGATGGAGGTGAAAAAACAGATTCAAGTTCCATATCTGCGGGAGATTGAGGCATGGGAGCTATTTAGAGAGAAGGTCGGAGACCAAACTCTTTTTTCTCCTGGTATTGAGGATCGTGCAAGAATTCTTGTGACTGAAATGAAGGGATTGCCTTTAGCTTTGGTAACCGTGGGAAGGGCAATGTATGGGAAATTTTGTGCCGATCAATGGGATTCTGCCATCCAACATATGAAAAACTCATGTTGCATTGACACAAATGAAGACCCActgaagatggaggaagaagttTTCAGAAAGATCATGTTTAGCTATGATAACCTGAAAAGCGGGAGGCTGAAGAACTGTTTCTTGACTTGTGCACTATGGCCAGAGGATTATGAGATTCACAAAGAAGAACTCGCTCAATGCTGGGTTGGCATAGGTCTAGTGGGTGTGGGGGACATACAAAGTCCCtacacaaaagcatatagtctgatGGGCGACCTTACAGGTGCATGTTTATTAGAGGGTTGTGGAGAATCAAATGATTGGGTCAAACTACATGATGTGATTCGTGATATGTCTTTATGGATCTCTTGTGGCTGTGGTAAGAACAATGGCAACTGGTTTGTCCATGCAGGAGTTGGCCTAGATGAAAAAATTGGCATCCCTTGGAGCAGTGCAGAATACATCTCATTAATGTTCAACAAGATGAAGAAACTTCCTTTTGTTGGTCATCCGCTAAAACTGACGGTGTTATGCCTTCAGAAAAATAATTTGGATGAAACAATAATAGATGGAGTACTGGCGAATGCCGCTACACTGACATATTTAGATTTGAGTTATAATGAAATCAAGGGGATCCCTGAAAGCATATGTTACCTGCTAGAATTGATACATCTCGACTTATCATTTAATAAGGGGATACAGGAAGTGCCTCGTAGCTTTGGAAACCTCGTTAAGCTCAAGTTCCTATACCTTCAGTATAGTTCCACACAAATAATACCAAAGGAGGTCATATCTAGACTTCAAGCATTGGAAATAATACACGTGGATATTATGTTGGTGTCTGATTTTGTCAGATCTAATGTATATACAGAGCTGAGCACACTGAATCACTTGAAAGTTTTTGGTACATCAGTAATACTTTCGGATGCATGGACATCACTTCATGATGCGGCCGACCTACCCATTCGGTCTTTACGTCTTGACGCACTTCATGGTGGGGCTGACCTACCCATTGGGTCTTCAAGTCTTGAAGCATCCGCTGAAAATAATGAATTCCATCTCTATGATATTTTATCATTGGACTTCGCGCAAACGACCTTGTATGATCTGGATATTGCATACGACCGGTGTGTGACAGATATAACATTAATACATAGACCTGAACAACAACCCTACAATTTTGGTATTCTCAGTAACCTGACCCTGTATGATTTGTCAGCATGGATAACAGTAAAATGGATGGGAACATCTCCAACATCTGTATTTCCAAGGCTCACTTGTTTGACCGTGTCAGACTGCCCCAATCTAGAGCACCTGTCTTGGGCGATGTATCTACCTTGCCTTGGAGAACTCGACGTAGAATATAATCATAGCATGCAGAAGGCTTTTACGAGGTATCATGTTGACAACGTGTGGAGTGGACTAGAAAGTTCCCAGACATTCCCTTGCCTCAAGCAACTTCGTCTTGCGAAATGTGAAACGCTGGTCACTATTGCGGATCCTGATGTGACATTTCCATCCCTAGAGGTGCTGCTGATTACAGTTTGTCCAGAGCTGAAGAAGCTTCCTTTTAACATGACCAGCTTGCCACAAAGTCTGAAGGTTCTACGGATGCGTGATACTGAATCCTGGGAGCGATTGGAACTGGAAGAAGGTGTCAAATCTTTCCTTCAACCCAGGCTTCAATATTCATAATAAATAACAGAGTAATCCGTCCATTCCATTCGATGTTTCTATCTGACTCAAACAAGGATAGGCAAAGGTATCATCATCTCGTCCGGGAGTGTTATCAGGCATGCTTATACAGCGTGGGCGGGAAATAGCTTCTTTTGGCTCCAGAGGTGTGTTCGTTTGTGCTCTACATTTTCCTTTCCCTATAGTTTGAGGTTCAGTTTCGTCGGGTCCTATGTTGTGAGCTGGACCGAAGTATTGCCAGAGACCTGATGTGTTCTTGAGTGCAAGTAGCTAAGGTTTATGTGTCCACTGTGTTGGCGTTTTTGCCCGACTGGCAGGAGTATGTAAATCATCCTTGCCGATTTGCATGGAGGCGTTTTTCAGTTGTGTGAGACCTGACAATCAAACTTACCCGGCATCTCGTCTGTGTTAAGACTGTGTAGTGTGTAAATGCTTCCTGGCGACATGCATCTGTGCAAAATAGAGAGCGGTTTTTCAGCGCAGGTGCGCTCCGCGCAGGCGTATGAATAGTAGCGCTGGCTCACGTGCAAGTTAATTTAGTTTAGTTAACTATGGCTGAGTGCCTGAGTGGGGGTCTAGTTTGCAATTCATATGGGCCTCGTACGGTACTGTTCTCTGATATGCTGTGGCTCTGTCTTTTGTCTCCATATGTCCCTGTTCGGCCCGTGACGGACCGGAaggaaaaaaaatacaagaacaGCCAAAGAAGGAAGatcttctcaaaaaaaaaaaaaagccaaaGAAGGAAGAACACAGTGATAGAGAGACGAGAGAGAAGAGAGAAGCTACCGGGAGAATAAAGAATGGCACATGTGTGGTGCAAACTCCTGTGTGTGAACGAAAAGAGCAAAGCTCAAAAATTCTTCTCAGATTTTCATAGGATCTTCTTCTGTGAGCAGCTGGTCCGCCTGGCCATTATCACAAGTTGCCTGACTTGTGCGTGACATGCATGTCAGTCATTGTATCACAAGAAAAGAAGCTACTACTCCTAGCTACCAATACGGTCGCAGGTGGGGTCTGGTCAAACATGCAAATAGCACCAGAACAAGACAAGGAAGCTATGTCAGACTCTATGCTGCAGTCACCTACACCTTTTTTTTTGAGAGATCATGGCACTTTATTGAACTAAAACATTGTTTTGGATACAAAGACCATCAGGAGGCTGGAGGAGCCAGACCTGACGTCCCAAATTGCTAGAAACAGCAAACCGTGCCAAACGATGAGATTCAAAATTTGAAAGTCTACTTTCATGCCTAAAAGAAGTTTCTTGAAGAAGGCTCGCATCTGATTTCACCTCATCAAGAATCATGCTGTAGCTTCCCTTGAAGCCCTCGGTATTGATCGCATTGATCACCGATAAGCAGTCCGAGGCGATTGTTACTCGCTGGAGCTGCAAGTCCTTTGCCAGGGCCATTGCTTCTCTGCAAGCAATCGCTTCCATGGTTGCTGGATCATTGATACCTGGAACAGTAAGGGTAGAAGCGCCCATGAAATCACCATTTTCGCTTCTGCATACAACACCAACAGCGCCGCCCTGGCTGGTCTTGGACATGGCCGCGTCGACGTTTAGCTTTGCACAGCCGACACTCGGAGGAATCCACTTAGGCACATCCGATATAGAGCCAGTACTTGCCTTCTTCTTCCCTGCTTTAGAGGAGATAGCCAGATCGCGGAGGTAGCTCTCTATGAACATATGCGTCGAAAGGGGGCTTTGGAACTCCTCTTCATGGATGATCTTACGACGAGCGTACCAGATCGCCCACAAAGTGACTGCCACTCTCGCAAAATCATCACGAGATAACGACTCCATCATTGCAAACAACCACTGCTTAGCATTGGGATCCTCATTCATGCAGAGATGTTCCGTGATTTCTTCATCTGCCAAGGCCCAGACACACCTCGCTACTGAGCAGTCTAGCAAGGAATGACGCCACGAATCTCCTGCGCCACAAATGGAGCAAAGACTGTTAACAGCCATCTGATGGTGGCACCTCACATCGGCTGTCGGAAGCGAGTGTCTAGCCAATCGCCATAAGAACACCCGAAGCTTGGAGGGCACATCTGTTTTCCACAGCCGTTGCCATGCCTTGCATTCAGTTTCCGGATTGGAGCCCTCGGCTCGGCCCTCGAGCCAGCCTTCCCTTCTTCTCTTTGTTTCGACTAGCAGTCGGTACGCAGACCGTACGGTCATGACCCCAGTCTTCTCATAATGCCAGGCCCAGCAGTCGACTAGCCGTCTAGTGCTCAGCGGTATAGATTTAATATACTCACAGTCCATCGGGAGGAAGAATTCCTCCAGCAATTCCGTCTTCCAGGAGGCAGACGTGGTCTCAATGAACTCCGAGACTACCATCGGCGGATCCTCCTTCAGACAAACGATCGGTCGAAGCATATGGTCGCGAGGTAGCCAATTCTGGTTCCAGGCGTGTGTATCCTCTCCTGACCCGATCCTTCTGATAAGACCCAGCTTCAGAGCCTCTTTTCCTTCGAAGATAGCCCTCCAAACCTGAGACGGAGCACTACCTAAAGAGGCCTCAAGGAACTCCGAGTTAGGAAAATAAACTGCATTCAGAATCCGGGAGCTCAACGCTTCAGGGGCCTGGAGTATGCGCCATGCTTGTTTGGCGAGCATGGCAATGTTGAATAACTCTATGTCTCTGAAACCCATGCCCCCGGCAAATTTTGGGGAGCACATAGATTCCCAAGAAACCCAGCACGTCTTGCGCTTTCCTTCCTTACTTCCCCACCAGAAGCTTCGTAGCATGGCATTGATCGCTGCACAAAGCCCTCGCGGTAACTTGAAACAGGACATGGAAAAGGTTGGAATCGCCATAGCCACTGACTTAATCAACACCTCTTTCCCCCCTGAAGCCAAAAGTTGTTCCAGCCACCCCTGTATTCTTTTCCAGATTCGATCCTTCAAATATTTAAAAGCACCATGCTTGGATCTCCCAACCTCGGAAGGCATCCCAAGGTACTTTTCATTCAGAGTTTCGTTTGGAACATTCAGAATGTTCTTCACGGCCTGTCTGCGAACCTCAGTGCACCCCTTACTGAAGAAAACAGAAGATTTATCGAAATTAACACGTTGTCCCGAAGCATTGCAATATTTCTCCAAGATAACATTCACTTCCATTGCTCCCTCATCGGTGGCTTTCACAAACAGCAGGCTATCATCAGCAAAAAGGAGGTGGTTCACGGCTGGAGCCGAGGAGGCCACCTTGATCCCTTCCAGGTGTGATGATCGGCGACTTTGTTTTAGGAGGCCGGAGAGGCCCTCTGCTGCAAGCAAAAAGAGATAAGGTGATATTGGATCCCCTTGACGGAGACCACGAGTAGGGCGAAACTCCTCCAACGGTGTACCATTAAACAACACCGAAAAGGATACAGAAGAGACCATCCTCATAATCAACTCCACCCATCGACGGTGGAAACCCATCTTGAGCATGATTGCTCTCAGATACGACCACTCAACCCGATCATAGGCCTTTCTCTTGTCGAGTTTCAGAGCACAGTGTTGATGTTTCTTGGCTCCATTACGCTTCATGAAGTGAAGGCATTCATATGCCGTGATGATATTATCCGTGATTTGTCTGCCAGGAACAAAGGCAGACTGTTCCTCAGAGATGATCTCAGGAAGAATTACCTTAAGTCTGTTCGCCAACACCTTAGAAGCCATTTTGTAGATCACGTTGCAAAGGCTAATGGGGCGAAACTGGCCCAGCTCCTCCGGTGAAGCCACTTTCGGAATGAGCACCACGAAGGTCTTATTAATCCCCTCAGGACTATCCTCCCCTCTCAAGATTCGAAGCACCGCGTTGGTAACTTCTCCCCCACACAAATCCCAATGTTTCTGGAAGAAATGTGCAGGGTAGCCATCCGGCCCTGGAGCCTTTAGTGGAAACATTTGAAACAATGCCTCCTTTACCTCAGCGTCCGCAAATGGAGCAGCCAGCAAGACATTCATCGCTGGTGTCACCTACACCTCCCTAGGTAGAATTAGGATACACATCTCTACTAATGAAGCGGGCAGTGCAAACCTGCTGCGCACGCGGGCCGAACTCGCGAATCTCGTTAAAATGACGGACGGCAGCGATGCGCGTGCGCGAAGCGCAGGTGCGCTACCGCACTTTTTCCGTGCAAAATATTGTAACGGTacatttttgtttgtttgtttttttGTTCGCGGACCAGGCTAGCTAATTGGTCCGTGGAGGCAATTCAGTTCGGCTCTTCACAGTTGTATCAAGCAGGACTAGCCGGCGATCGATGGTTCATTTCATTTGAGCGGTCACTTTCGGACAGGAAAACATCGACACCGTTGCCACCTCTTCTTCCTTAACTCTGGCGAGCCAACCTCCGACGCGGCCTAACCGCCTGCTTCCACCACCCGCGGTTGGTGCGCTACCGTGACGCCTCGCCGCCCTACCCTGCGCCGAGCTGCTCCTCCGCCGACCACCACCCCATGGCTAGCCATCCCTCTAAGTCTAATGTCCCATACTCCTTCTTCTCCAGAGCCGGCGACCGTGCCCCCTCCCCTCCCCCAATGATTTGGGAGCTAGCCATTTCCGTCGCTAGATGCGCGCTCCAGCCCACTCCCCGAAGGACTTGGGCGCTAGCCATGAGATATGTTTcagagcggggggggggggggggggatcaaGAGAAGAAGGAGCCGAGGTGGGTGGTTTGAAGAGATAGGTGGGGTGGGGCCCACCTTGAATTCTCTAAGCGTGACGTGCTCGTGTGACCGCGCGGCATGGTCGACCGCGTAGCAGGAAACCTGAGTTGTATCGCTGCAAGAACTTCCATGTGCTGATGCGTCGTGCTGCAATCAGCTTTTTTCGTGAGTTGTCCGTGTTAGGCAGGCTAGACCAACACATACATTTTGGTCATCTTGTTTTCAAGGGTCCGGGCTGGCTGCCCTGCTCGACTTATCCACTCCATGGCCTAGGACGAATATAGTTCTATGGATTTATTAGGAAATATTCTTAAATCATCCAGTTAAATGAATCGAACAAACGATATAGATACTTATTTTTAAACCGAGGTAGTACATCCTTGCAAAACCAAACAGTTTTACTTCAAACATTTTTTCTACGACATATCATTTTCTATAAAAattcgccatggtttttcacgtcTGACGCTCATTCTAAACACTTTGAAGAAAAATAGCATGTTCCATATggtaatactccctccgattcgtATTACCCAatgtaaatatggatgtatctagacacaatttagttgtagatacatctatTTCAGCATggtaatactccctccgattcaaatgcTGAATGGAAACTTGTTGAGAAGAGATTGCAATTAAGATTAGCTAGTTCGAAAGGTAAATTACTTTCCTTGGGAGGAAGATTGATCCTTATTAATTCAGTGGTAAGTAacgtggtactgtatatgatctctttcttccaaTTGCCCAAAGAAGTCTTAAAAAGATTGGATTATTTTCGGTGAAGAtttttttggcaaggggatagtgagaaaaagaaatatcgattgACCAAATAGAGTATAGTTTGCCGACCTAAAGATCAAGGAGGTCTTGGCATTCATGACCTCGAGGTCAAGAACAAGGCTCTCCttggtaaatggctttttaagctactTACTGAACAAGGGGTGTGGCAAACCTTACTCAAGAGAAAATATGTTTACTCAAATGCTATGTCCCAGGTTTATTGGAAACCAGGTGATTCACATTTTTGGACTAACCTTATGGCAACGAAGAAATTCTTCTCTTCATATGGCTCCTTCTCTATTAGGAATGGATCGGAAATTAGATTCTGGGAGGACAAGTGGCTAGGTAATACCACCCTCCATGAGCAATATCCGGCTTTATACAATGTTGTGCACCATAAAAGCGATACTCTCGCCAAGGTGATGGAATCTTCCCCAGCTAATGTGACGTTTAAAAGGAGCATTGTTGGTCCCAGACAAGCATCTTGGAATGCTTTGCTTCAGCGTCTGGATTCGGTCCAGTTGACGCAGGAATCCGATGTGTTTCGATGGAATCTCACCGAAAATGGAAAGTTTTCGGTAGATTCGATGTACAAGGCTTTAATCCATCCTGAGGTTCAAGTCGATAGTAATaacaaaatttggaagatgaagatcccGCTTAAAACGAAGGTATTCGCTTAGTATCTTCGTCGCGGGGTCATCTTAACAAAAGATAACCTTGTAAAATGTAATTGGCATGGTAGTAAATCATGTGTATTTTATCGTCAAGACGAGATGATCAAACACCTTTTCTTCCAGTGTAAATTTGCAAGgtttatatggtcagtcatccagataggttctaccttatatcccCCACGTAGCGTTGCGAACATTTTCGGGAATTGGCTTAATGGTGTTGATCCTAGGTTTAAGATACTTATTAGCGTGGGAGTGATTGCCGTGATATGGtccctttggctatgtagaaataacaaggtttttaatgataaaaatgattctcttttgcaggttatctaccggTGTACGGCTATGCCCCGTTCTTGGTCACCTCTATATCGTGTGGAGTATCgagacctctttatggaggtttgtacacggttggaggacacgGCGAGGGATATTTTTTTTTCAACATGGGTGGCATAGAAATCTTGGGATTGAGCCTCATTCATCTGTGGCGCTGCCTTAGCTTTTCGTTTTGTGTGCATTCTAGTTATGCAAAGATCGGGTGTAATGCTTAACGATTTAAGTAATAAAgcgctctttatcgaaaaaaaatctaTTTTAGCATCAAATATTATGAATCGAAAGGAGTATAATACATACAAATATGTTCCACACGGTTTATTTAGAATCGTCCAAATTCTATAAAACGCCTATGTTAAGTTGAACTCGTTTTTGCCCCCCTTTCTATAACCGAACTCGTTATTGCCAAATTTTCCTAATACCCTTGGTCCATATGGCCAAGCAAATAGAACTGCCAAATTTTCCCTAATGACTTCCTTGTTAAGCTCAATTGATATTTGCCAATTTTTCCATTCCCTTCAGGCCTTCATTTCATGGATGCAACGAAGACGAAAAGTATAACCCCGGCCCCAAGAAAGAAACAATGGAGATGCCAAAGCAgtaataaaattaaaaaaatacatATAAACGTGCGGAGGCGGAGCAGACTACCTCCCGTCGCCGCTTCCAACTCCGAGCGGCCGCACGACGCAATCCCCACTCCCTCCCGATGCAGACGGAGGCGCGGGTGGGCGGCGTGGTCGTCGACGGCGGCCGGGCCGTGGCGGCGGCGCGCCACCCGGAGCAGCAGCAGCGCCACATCGGCACGGCGGCGCACCTGGCCGCCGGCGGGCTCGCGGGCGTCGTCAGCAAGACCTGCACCGCGCCACTCGCCCGCCTCACCATCCTCTTCCAGGTACACACGCTCTCGCCCCCTTTTGTTGTCCGTACGGATTGGGGAGGGAAATGTTTTGCTTCCTGCCCTGCGAATTTGTAGTCCGAGTGGGGATTTTAGAGCGCACGAAGCACCAGCGTGGACTAGTTGCGAACTCTGTGGTGTATTTGTTGAATTCGCGCGACTCTGCGATGCTCAGGAGATGAAAGGAACCCTCCGTTAAATGTAGGAGATTCTATGTTCCCTGCATTAGAGAGGAATTTTTTTTGGGCTGAAAAACATGAGTTGAGCCAAAGGGCGTAGCAATTAATGTGGCTATgtgagcatgaagaatgtgcttcTTCAGTCTTCAACACGAGTTCTCTTCAATGAGAACTGGATGCTGATAATAACGTTATAGATTCTTACTTATGTATGCTCAACTTAGTTTGTTCTATACGATGTATAGATTCTTTCCTTGCCTCAACTGGTTGTCCGAAACTACCTATCCCTCCTTGACAATAAGGAGCAATTATAATTGTTGTTAATTTTTACTGATACTCTGCACATCTCGTCCCTAGTTACTCCCCTTCGTTCAGTTTTACAGGGTGTAGTTTGACCATCTGAAGTTAATCCTTGGCTGTAAATTTCTTGTGCGATACACTGTCCATAATTACACAATCACATGGAGTTGTTTTTTAAATGCGAACGAACCTAACGGTGTTGAATTTGTGTCAGATAACCCACATACTGAACGAGTACCATTGATGACTAATTAAGAAATACGAGACGTATTTGTTGGATTATGCGTGATTCTGTGATAATTTCATTGGTGCTTACAAGATATCACTCTGTTCCATAATATAAGCCTTGCTAAAAAGGCTTATATtattgaacggagggagtagatttTACCAGAGAGAAAGGATTCCCCCATTAAATTTGTGGGATTCTATCTGCCCTGTTATCTAGTGAGGAACCGGGAACTGAAAAAGGGGGTGTAGCAATTGATGTGGTTATGTGAGCATGAAGGGAGAATTTCTTCTTTCATTGGGTTTCTGGCATGCTCAGTGTGCATTTTTGTCTTCAACATGGAGGCTCTTTAATTGAACTAATTAAATGATGCTAGTACCATAATAGATTCACATGTCTGTTCGACTTACTGATTTTCTGCTCGACTTTGTTCTGTATGGGATGTATAAATCTTTGCCTCACTTTAACTGGTTGTCTGGAACTGTGTACCCCAGTTAACTCCCTTCGTTAAGTTTCTTATGGTGTAGTTTTACCAACCTAAGTTGAACCTTGTTTGTAGTTATGCGGTCACAATTGCGTCAAAATGTTACTGAACACTGAACCTAACGGTGTTGAATTTGTGTCACTTAACCACACATTGATGATAAAATCTGTTATATGAGCTTGTGACATACTGATCCGACAGGTGGCAGGTATGCATTCAGATGCTGCAGCTCTAAGGAAGTGTAGTATATGGCACGAGGCTTCACGGATTGTTCGAGAAGAAGGCTTCGGAGCATTTTGGAAAGGCAACCTAGTGACAATTGTACATCGGTTACCTTATTCTGCCATGAGCTTCTACTCATATGAGCGATACAAAAAGGTCAGCGCTAAGTCTCAGTATGTTAACATGTAAGATCGGTTTTGACTTTCTGCCTTTGAATATTGTTGAAGTTATGGTTTTAAATATCATTGCAGTTCCTCAGAAT
Coding sequences within it:
- the LOC127325539 gene encoding probable disease resistance protein At1g61300 — its product is MGVNKDIELPILQEEEARELFRQSINYQGDLYSDPRIGTHATDLVRAINGLPSELVRYGKSMHGIMDASFWKVAIDDAASKFSRSRSIEDTLRLIEDDPTLGVIGIWGPGGVGKTHLLKKIQGFFRGRMTVIWVTASKECSVLKVQTQILDDLKLKGDGNMRTQSSMIRGFLENKSFLLLLDDVWERIDLDAIGLPLPLGIEPLNKFKRKVVLTTRFTSVCGGMEVKKQIQVPYLREIEAWELFREKVGDQTLFSPGIEDRARILVTEMKGLPLALVTVGRAMYGKFCADQWDSAIQHMKNSCCIDTNEDPLKMEEEVFRKIMFSYDNLKSGRLKNCFLTCALWPEDYEIHKEELAQCWVGIGLVGVGDIQSPYTKAYSLMGDLTGACLLEGCGESNDWVKLHDVIRDMSLWISCGCGKNNGNWFVHAGVGLDEKIGIPWSSAEYISLMFNKMKKLPFVGHPLKLTVLCLQKNNLDETIIDGVLANAATLTYLDLSYNEIKGIPESICYLLELIHLDLSFNKGIQEVPRSFGNLVKLKFLYLQYSSTQIIPKEVISRLQALEIIHVDIMLVSDFVRSNVYTELSTLNHLKVFGTSVILSDAWTSLHDAADLPIRSLRLDALHGGADLPIGSSSLEASAENNEFHLYDILSLDFAQTTLYDLDIAYDRCVTDITLIHRPEQQPYNFGILSNLTLYDLSAWITVKWMGTSPTSVFPRLTCLTVSDCPNLEHLSWAMYLPCLGELDVEYNHSMQKAFTRYHVDNVWSGLESSQTFPCLKQLRLAKCETLVTIADPDVTFPSLEVLLITVCPELKKLPFNMTSLPQSLKVLRMRDTESWERLELEEGVKSFLQPRLQYS